A stretch of the Flavobacterium sp. 5 genome encodes the following:
- a CDS encoding carboxypeptidase-like regulatory domain-containing protein: MKKKLACLILLFLTTVSFCQNIRLDGVVLGASKNPLEMANVMAVNTETKAMDSYGITNDKGKFVLNLKPNSSYSIKLSYLGMKNKEITLTTFSQNMTQSIEMDSGGIELEGVEIVREMPVSIKGDTIVYNADSFKSGTERKLEDVLKKLPGVEVNADGEIEVEGKKVSKLMVEGKDFFDGDTKLGVKNIPADAIDKVQVLRNFNEVGALKGVENNEENVAMNIKLKSGKKNFWFGDVNIGAGADERYVVNPKLFYYNPKYSVNFISNFNNIGELPLTIQDYFKFTGGFKSMMKKGGSSFDVSSNDLGISLLKNNRAKEITTRFGATNFAYNVTKSWSLSGFAILSESKTELETKSQTNILDPNSTDVFSTENREENANQKSHLGLFKLSSSYKPSTKFQFDYDFLAKLSKQDEVNKIVSQSIDSEGETIQNIDTHKIQNPTSYNQNLSLYYTQSDKNVFAFEMQNLYQEEDPFYNAISQYQPFVLPGYVTGQSTNDINQNRFVKTNKVDAKLDYYYMVTPKSNLDFTFGNTYSYQIFNSSMFQILDNGNTNELVDPADNNKVNYSFNDTFVGLHYKILTGKFTITPGVSFHYYNMTNSQLGVSYTNSFTRLLPDFYALYQIKKAETLTYNLSFTNDFTDINKLAEGYVLNNYNSLFSGNKVLSNATSQVHSLRYFKYNMFNFENIFANITYSRVMDAVKSNVIFDGINQTATPYNSNDLDQSVSGNGSYGRSFLKDYKASASLSLNWSKYHNIQNSVLAVSESFTQSYMIKASTNYKDLPNLEIGYNTVINDFGSDTFYTDKPFAKLDYYFLKNFSFVTEYEYYHYSNQDKTVNNEYDFLNASLIYQKKDSKWEYKISGTNILNTTSLNDDSFSQFSTKVSRYTVQPRYIVFSLKYNI, from the coding sequence ATGAAAAAAAAATTAGCCTGCCTCATTTTATTATTTCTTACAACTGTTTCATTCTGTCAAAATATTAGATTGGATGGAGTTGTTTTGGGAGCTAGTAAAAATCCTTTGGAAATGGCCAATGTGATGGCTGTAAATACTGAAACCAAAGCTATGGATTCTTACGGTATCACTAATGACAAAGGAAAGTTTGTTTTGAATTTAAAACCGAATTCAAGCTATTCTATAAAGCTAAGTTACCTTGGAATGAAGAATAAGGAAATTACTCTAACTACTTTTAGTCAAAATATGACTCAAAGCATTGAAATGGATTCTGGCGGAATTGAGCTAGAAGGTGTCGAAATTGTTCGGGAAATGCCTGTTTCTATCAAGGGAGATACGATTGTTTATAATGCAGACTCTTTTAAATCGGGAACAGAGCGGAAGTTGGAAGATGTTTTGAAAAAATTACCAGGTGTTGAGGTAAATGCAGATGGAGAAATTGAAGTTGAAGGTAAAAAAGTTTCCAAATTAATGGTAGAGGGTAAAGATTTTTTCGATGGAGATACTAAACTTGGAGTAAAAAACATTCCTGCAGATGCTATTGATAAAGTCCAAGTGCTTAGAAATTTTAATGAAGTAGGTGCTTTAAAAGGGGTAGAGAATAACGAAGAAAATGTCGCTATGAATATCAAGCTCAAATCAGGAAAGAAAAACTTTTGGTTTGGAGATGTTAATATAGGTGCTGGTGCAGATGAAAGGTATGTTGTAAATCCTAAATTGTTTTATTATAATCCTAAATACAGTGTAAATTTTATTTCCAATTTTAATAATATAGGAGAGTTGCCTTTGACGATTCAGGATTATTTTAAGTTTACTGGTGGTTTCAAAAGTATGATGAAAAAAGGAGGAAGTAGTTTTGATGTTTCCTCAAATGATTTGGGAATTTCACTGCTGAAAAATAATAGAGCAAAAGAAATTACAACTCGATTTGGAGCAACAAATTTTGCCTATAATGTTACTAAATCTTGGAGTTTGAGTGGTTTTGCTATTTTATCTGAATCTAAGACGGAATTGGAAACAAAATCACAAACGAATATTCTGGATCCTAATTCAACGGATGTCTTTTCAACAGAAAATAGAGAAGAAAATGCCAATCAAAAAAGTCATTTGGGGCTGTTTAAACTAAGTTCAAGTTATAAGCCAAGTACAAAGTTTCAGTTTGATTATGATTTCCTGGCTAAGTTGTCTAAACAAGATGAAGTAAATAAAATTGTAAGTCAATCTATAGATAGTGAAGGGGAGACAATTCAGAATATTGATACTCACAAAATTCAAAACCCTACTTCTTATAATCAAAATTTAAGTTTGTATTATACTCAAAGTGATAAAAATGTTTTTGCTTTCGAAATGCAGAATTTATATCAAGAAGAAGATCCTTTTTATAATGCTATTTCACAGTATCAACCTTTTGTTTTGCCAGGATATGTAACTGGACAAAGCACTAACGACATTAATCAGAACCGATTTGTAAAAACAAATAAAGTGGATGCTAAATTGGATTATTACTATATGGTAACCCCAAAAAGCAATCTTGATTTTACTTTTGGGAATACCTATTCCTATCAAATTTTTAACTCAAGTATGTTTCAAATACTGGATAATGGCAATACAAATGAGTTAGTTGATCCTGCAGATAATAATAAAGTGAATTATAGTTTTAATGATACTTTCGTGGGATTGCATTATAAAATTTTGACTGGAAAATTCACGATTACTCCAGGGGTAAGCTTTCATTATTATAATATGACCAACTCACAATTGGGTGTAAGTTATACCAATAGTTTTACAAGATTGTTGCCTGATTTTTATGCGTTGTATCAAATAAAAAAAGCAGAGACTTTGACTTATAATCTGAGTTTTACAAATGATTTTACAGATATAAATAAATTGGCCGAAGGATATGTTTTGAATAATTACAATAGTTTGTTTAGTGGAAACAAGGTGCTATCCAATGCTACTTCTCAAGTACATTCTTTGCGATATTTCAAATACAATATGTTTAATTTTGAGAATATTTTCGCCAATATTACCTATTCAAGAGTAATGGATGCTGTAAAATCGAATGTAATTTTTGATGGAATCAATCAAACGGCGACTCCATATAATTCAAATGATTTGGATCAAAGTGTTTCAGGAAATGGAAGTTATGGACGTTCTTTTCTAAAAGATTACAAAGCATCTGCTAGTTTGAGCTTAAACTGGTCCAAATATCATAATATTCAAAACAGCGTATTGGCGGTTTCCGAAAGTTTTACTCAAAGCTATATGATAAAAGCATCTACAAATTATAAGGACTTACCAAATCTTGAAATAGGATATAATACGGTAATCAATGATTTCGGAAGTGATACTTTTTATACAGATAAACCTTTTGCAAAATTAGATTACTACTTTTTGAAAAATTTTTCATTTGTAACCGAATATGAATATTATCATTATTCCAACCAAGATAAGACTGTTAATAATGAATATGATTTTTTAAATGCAAGTTTGATTTATCAAAAGAAAGATAGCAAATGGGAATACAAAATTTCAGGGACAAATATTTTAAATACAACTTCCTTAAACGACGATAGTTTTTCTCAGTTCTCTACTAAGGTTTCAAGATATACTGTACAACCCCGATATATTGTTTTTTCTTTAAAATACAATATATAA